Part of the Thermoflexus hugenholtzii JAD2 genome is shown below.
AACGCCCTTCAGCTCCTGGGGATCCCGGCCCCCGAGATCCTCTGAGTTCCCCGCGCTTCCGCGCCCTCCGGTCGAAATACAGCGCCTGGAATGTTACAATCTACAATAAATATCGGATGGGTCTGATCCTGTGAAGGGATCCGGCGGGCTGCGGGGAGATCTGTTGCCCTCTTTATCGATCATGCGCTGGGATCGGCGAAGGGCCTGGCTCCGGAAAAGGAGGTGGGCGATGGCGGTAACGACTCTGAGCGATGCGGAGCGGAAGATCCTGGCCTATCTGCGGGACCATCGAGGGTATCACAGCCCGTATACCATCGCGCGCGATCTGACGATGAATCCCAAGGAGGTCATCCAGATCCTGGAGGGGCTTGCCGCCCGCGGGCTGGTGCGTCAGAGCCTGGCGAACCCGGTGTATGGGATCACGGATCAGGGGCGAGCGGCCATGGGGGAAGGCTGAGCCTTTCTTCGCCGGAGAAGCGATCCATATCGTTTCCCCTCCTGGCCAGGGGGATGGGAAGCGAGCGCTTTTGCACGGGTTCCGGCTCCCCCGGCGAGCCTACGCCCGGCATGCCGGCGGGGCGAAGCAGGCGGCCTGCGCTTCTGCTTCGCCCCGCTTCTCTCTTCGATGAGGCCTTACGCGGCCGCCTGGGCAGCGCCGCCGAAGGTCTGGTTGAACTGTTGCATCAGCCGGGACTTCAGGCGGGCCGCGGTGTTGCGATGGATCACCCCCTTGCGGGCCGCCCGGTCCAGCTCTCGATAGGCCTCTCGGATCGCCTTCTGCGCGGCCTCCAGGTCGGCCTGGGCGATGGCCTGACGCGCGTATTTCACGAACGTCCGCACCCGGGTGCGGATGGCCCGGTTGCGCTGCCGCCGACGCTCTGCTTTCCGCAGCTCCTTGAGGGCTGAACGCGTGTTCGGCAAGGATTCACCTCCACCAGGGATTCCTCACGCACGCCGATTGTTAATTTTATGAGGTCTCCTGGGATTTCGTCAAAGACCCCGGCGTTGCCAACGTCTGGGTGTGGGACACGAAAGGGAACCAATGCGATGCCGAAGGATCGTCCTTAGGTGTGGAGGATCCGCCTGGGGAGGGACTCTTTTTCCGCGGCTGTACAGGCTGGGCAGGTCGTTTTCGATATAATCGAAAAGGCAGGCTGTGGAAATTGAGGGGGA
Proteins encoded:
- the rpsT gene encoding 30S ribosomal protein S20, with the protein product MPNTRSALKELRKAERRRQRNRAIRTRVRTFVKYARQAIAQADLEAAQKAIREAYRELDRAARKGVIHRNTAARLKSRLMQQFNQTFGGAAQAAA